The genome window AACTGTCCAAACACTAAGCCAACAAGCAGTACTTGATAAGCTAAAAGCTACCGAATTTGACTACATTTTGATCGACGAGGCCCATCGTGCAGCAGCACCTAGTTATCAACGAATTTTAAACCACTTTATGCCGCAATTTTGGTTGGGGATGACTGCAACCCCTGAACGAATGGACAATCAAGACGTCTTTAAACTGTTTGATTATCATTTGGCCTATGAAATTCGGCTGAAAGATGCATTGGCTGCTAAAATGTTAGCGCCATTCCATTACGTGGGAGTTACCGATTATGAAGTTGATGGCGAAGTTATTACTGAGACTTCTAAGTTAAACCAATTGATTGTTTCGAAACGGGTTAATTATGTTCTTAACCAATTAGACTATTATGGATATTGTGGCGATCAGCCTCGTGGGTTAGTATTTTGTAGTCGGCAGGCAGAGGCAAAAGAATTGGCAGTCCAGTTTAATGCGGCTAACCATCCTGCGATTGCATTGACAAATCAAAGTAGTAGTCAAGAGCGAGCAAAGGCAGTTGAGCAATTAGAGGCAGGAAAGATTGAGTATATCATTACCGTTGATCTTTTTAATGAAGGGGTCGACATCCCATCAGTAAATCAGATTGTAATGATGCGTAATACCCAATCACCAATTGTGTTTATCCAACAACTAGGGCGCGGCTTGCGTAAATATCCTGGTAAAGATTTTGTGACAGTTATTGATTTTATTGGAAATTACCAACATAATTACATGATTCCTCTTGCGCTTAACCAGGACAATAGCCGAAGTAAGGATCAAGCGCGGCGTGAAGTTAAGGTGCCAACGAATTTTGATGTTTCAACCATTAACTTTACGAAGGTTGCCGAAGAACAAATTTTAGCCTCCCTTGATAAAGTTAAATTGGACTCGATGCGTGAATTGCGGCAGGCATACCATGATTTAGCTAACCAACTAGGGAGAGCACCATTGCTGGGTGACTTTTATCGTTATGGTTCTGTTGATCCCCGAGTATTTGCGCAAAATTCCCAACTCAACCATTATGGTGACTTCTTAGAAAAGATGGGGACAGAACTTAAATTAACTAAGTATGAGCGTCAAGTACTAGCCTTTTTAACTAAAGAGTTGCTTAACGGTAAACGGCCACATGAATTGATTCTCCTTCAATGCTTACTTCGCGGTACGTGTTCAATTGATGCTTTTAAAGCAGAATTAGAGCAGCAAAACATTCGCGTTACACCAGCTGTTTTACAATCAGTTGATGATATTTTAAGCTTGCAATTCTTTAATGTAAAAGCTGGTAAACAGTTAAAAAAGGATCAGTATGGCGGACTGCCGATTATTGATCATCCAGATTTGTTAACGTATCAGTTAAATTCAAAAATTCGAGCAGGACTAGAAAGTGACAATGATTTCAAGTGCTTGTTTACCGATGTATTAACAACGGGTCTTGAAATCGCCAAGCAATATGATCTCAAGCAAGCATTTACCCTTTATCAGCAATATGACCGCAAAGATGTTTGTCGTTTATTAAATTGGCCCCTCGATGTAAGTGCGCCGTTATATGGGTATCGAGTGGCAGAAGATGTTTGTCCGATTTTCATTACCTACCATAAGGATGCGGAAGAAAAAAGGAATGCTATCTATAATAATCAACTACAAGATGGCCGTTCATTGCGCTGGTACACACGGACACCTCGCCATCTTTCATCTGATGAGGTCCAGCGGTTGCTTGCAGGAGTAAAAGAGGGTAAGCCGCAAGTAAAATTACACTTGTTTGTAAAACAGAGCGATGCAGTTGGCAAAGAATTTTATTATTTAGGTCCTGCTTATGTTCAACCGGACTCCGTAAGAGAAGAATTAGTTGGGCCAAAGAAAAAAGCGGCAGTGGGAATGGATTTAGTCTTAGAACAGCCGTTAACCCCGGCGATGATGAACCTATTAGCAATATAAACGTAACCATATTGCTTTTGTTTTCTACTAAATCTTCTATAATTAAAGACGAAGAAAGAAGATGAATATTATGGCAAAAGGAAAGGTAAAAACTAGCGATAAGCGTTCAGTTCGGGATGTTAAATTAGATGAATTAGCTGGCTTATTAAATGAATATGATGTCAACACGATGGGGGCCCTAGTAAAGTCCTTAAAGAAGAGTCAAAAGAAGAATAAGCAAAGCAAGAAAGATGAATTACGCGATACCATTGAACGGCAACAAGAACATATTGATGAACAAAAAGGCACGATTGATCAACTTAACAATCACATTTCTAAACTAATTGATCGTCTTGATAATAAGCTATAGAAAAATGAGGCTGAGAAAAAACTTTTGTTTTTTCAACAGCCTCGTTTTTTATACGAATATTGTTACGATATCGTGGCACTAGCCTCGAGCCTTGTCGCGGAGATTATTTCCCGCTTCCATTTCTTATCATTCTTTTTTATCTACTGATTGTTTAAATAAATCATTGAACGCTTCGCTGATTGTTGGGTGGGTATAGATTTGGTCACGAAGCATTTGATAGGGAAGTTTTGCCCGCATTGCCAGAACAATCATGTTGATAATTTCTTGTGCTTCTTGGACATAAAGGGTAGCCCCAATAATTAAGTTCGTTTGTGGATCGACTAATACCTTAAGCAGTCCACGGGTATCCTTCAATACTTTTGCTTTTGGAATTGCAGCAGCAGGCATCTTAAAGAGCAGGTAATCTTTCTCTTGTTTTTGCGCCTCTCTTTCTGTTAAGCCGACTTGTGCAAGGGAAGGTTCGATAAAGACGTTAGTAGGAACAATTAAACGATCACTAATTCGGCGTTCCTTATTACCGAATAATTCATCTTTAATGATCCGGAAGTCATCAAGTGAGATGTAAGTAAATTGGGGACCCCCTTTAACATCCCCGATTGCCCACACATTAGGAACACTAGTGTGGAGGAGGTCATCGACAACAATCGCCCCGTTTTTAGCGACCTTAATATCTGTATTTTGCAAATCAAGGGCCGCTGTTGCAGGTTTTCGGCCTGTTGCCACTAAAATCTTATCAGCAAAAATGGTTGTTTCACGATTATCAGTTCTGGCAAAAGTAATCGCAGCTTGATTATCTTGTTCGCCAATCGCTTTAATATCAACCCCAACTTCAAAGCGAACCCCGTTATCCTTAAAGTTTTGGATTACCATTTCAGCCACATCATCATCTTCACGTGGTAGTAAAGTCTGATGGTGATCAAGAACCGTGACGTGTGAACCAAAGGAAGTGAACATATTTGCGAATTCAAGACCAATATAACCGCCACCGATAATTACGAGTTCACGTGGTAACTTAGGCTGATCCATCGCTTGAGTAGAATTCATAAGAAAACGACTATCCTTTAATCCAGGAATGTCGGGGATGGTTGATGTTGCACCAGTATTGATGAAAATACGTTCGCCCTTGTAAGAAAGAGTATGCCCATCTGGCGTTTGTACATCAATTGTGTGGTTACCAGTAAAATGAGCGGTTCCATCTAAGACAGTGATATTATCTTCACTTGCTAACATTTGATAATTCTTTTGGCGGAGTTGGGATGTCATCACATTTTTCCCATCGACTGCGTCTTCAAATGAGGTTCCATGAGCAGCTTCAATAATTAGCCGTTTGGAGGGAAGGCAAGCAATATTAATGCAGGTTCCCCCGTACATTTGCTTCGATTTTTCAATAACAAGAACTTGTTCTCCGTGTTGAGCGAGAAACTTTGCGAGTGTTTTTCCGCCCTTGCCAAACCCGATAATAATATTTTTGACTGTTTCCATTAAAAGGCCTCCAAAGTTGAAATTATTTTACATACTTTGAAATTATACTAAGAATAAACGCTTTGTCACTTAAAACGCTTAAATGAGCCAAATGTGCAGTTTGCGTTTTACTGAACAAAGTGTTAGGATGATATCGTAAATATATTAGTCCCAACTGCAGTCAGAACTTGTATATTAAAGAAAAACGTATTAGATAAATATTGTACATTATTGATCATAAAGAATGTGCTATCGAAATAAAACGTTTTACTGATTTACAAAAAGTTTTGATTGAGGAGAGATTATAATGAAAGCTGCACATTTAGTAGAACACCCCAAAAAAGTAAATGAAAAGAAACCAGTTATTCAAGAGACCAAGTTTATCGACATCTTAAGCAAGGTTGCAACAGTTGTAGCTATTTTGATGTATGTATCTTACATTTCACAGATTAAGAATAATTTGGCCGGAAATTACGGTGCTCCTTTACAACCATTAGTGGCAGCGCTTAACTGTACGTTATGGTGTATTTATGCTTACTTCAAGCAGCAACGTGATTGGCCAGTCTTCTGGGCAAATTTCCCTGGTATTATCTTTGGCTTAATCACTTTTATCACATGTTTACACTAGGAAAAATAGGATTGCGAGAAAACAAAATTTTCTCCAGTCCTATTTTTTATATGCTAACTCTCAACTCTATGATATAATTAATCGAACATATGTTTAGGAGGAGTAGAGATGCCAAAAGATGGGATGTCGGTAGTTCGCTTTAGTTCTTTTGCACCGGTGACAGAGATGATTTTACAGTCGTTGCCAGCCGAGAAGGACAAAGAAGACCAGAAAGCGCCAGCCATTAAAAACTTTGATCAATTACGTCAACGATTAAATAGTCAAGCGCGATTTCTTATTTTAGACCTTGAGTTTTTTCAGGATCAGCAGAAGCATCGAAATGGCGTTGCTCAGATTGCGGGGAAGATGTTTGAAACACAAAACAGCTTTAATTACTACCTCTATGCCCAGAATATGTCTGCTGAGCGACAATTGGCCTTTTTGCGACAATATGACCTCCGCCTTTCAGAAGTAAACGGATATGAGGTTAGACAGACTTTTAACCGGATTTTTCATTTCATTGCGGTAGAGCGGCCTGACTATATTGTGAGCTGGGATAATGGAACTGACTTTGAATCATTGAATTATGAAGCAAATCGATTAAAAATTAGGAAAGAGGACCGTCCCTGGCGCACGATTCAGTCGTTAGATCTGGAAAAGCTAGTCGCTAAAGAAGTATGGAAAAGTAAAAGTGGGATCAGTTTGGAAAAGATGTGTCGTTTATTGCATCTTCCCCGGGTTAAATATCATCAAGCCCAAAATGATGTGATAGCGATTGAACAAATCTTGAAATTTTATGCTCGTGATTTAGAACGTGAATTAAATTGCCGCTGATCGTTACCAAAATTTAAAATTTAGTTCATGATTTATCCCGATTGACTTTTTATAATTAGTAACAATTGAAAGAAGGTGAACGAGATAAATTTCATTTTTCGACTGCTTAAGCGGATATTTATAATAGGACTTTTAGTAGGTGGAGGATGGCTTTATTTCAACGATGCACGGGTTCAAGCAACGGCGAACCAAACTGCATGGAACGTTCGTGACCGTATTGCTAAGTTAATTGGCAGGGACGATACAAATTCAAACGATAATTCTAATCTGCACTTAAACGATGCAAATAATGGTTCTTCCAAAAACGAACAAGGACCAACGACAGAACAACAAACAAGTACACAAACTTCAATTCCATCTACTGGGCGATGGGCGACTAATCAAGCAACAGTCTATGTAAATACAAATAATGCTCAACTTGACGCAGCTACTAATACCGCAATCCAAAACTGGAATCAAACGGGGGCATTTACATTTAAACCAGTAAACAATCAAAGTAAAGCTGATATTGTTGTAACGACGATGAACCGTTCTGATTCAAATGCTGCTGGATTAACGAAGACATCCTCTAATTCATTGACAAGAAGATTTATGCATGCGACGGTGTACTTAAATACATATTATTTAACTGATCCAAGTTATGGCTATAGTCAGGAACGAATTGTTAATACAGCCGAACACGAACTGGGCCACGCAATTGGACTCGATCATACCAATGCTGTTTCGGTAATGCAGCCTGCTGGATCATTCTATACGATCCAACCAGATGATGTGCAAGCAGTCCAAAAACTATATGCTAATAATAAATAAAAATGGGACTGTGACATAAGTTAAGTTATTTTCATAAAAAGCAAATACGCAGTACAACAATGGCCTCTAACGTCCGGCAAAACCGAACGTTAGAGGCCTATTGTTGCTTGCGGGGGCTCCCAGAGGCTAGCTTCGCGTCGAAAAACGAAGTCACAAGTGACTTCTGTCTCGCTCCCATTCTATTTAGTCTGTCATTTTCCGTGCTTTTAGTGCCCATAGGATAGAGACAGTATCAATTACTTCCTGTAACATGGCGCCGAAAAAGGCCGGAATGATTCCGGTGCTAGCAACAAGCATTAGG of Limosilactobacillus reuteri subsp. reuteri contains these proteins:
- a CDS encoding DUF3427 domain-containing protein, with product MDNSVLQDAILNGLISTQYQGNTLLGPQLLTNNQSSTIWQTLRHELLSCKNFTWSVAFITLDMLVPFKAVMADLAQQGVQGTIITSDYLNFNHPAMFEELQKIPNLTVRIADLNGFHTKGYLFDHGKYQTVIIGSANFTRSALLVNKEWNLKLSSRQEGSLFQQLTAELNAVKHESTVLTSEWIAEYRKNWQPPKTRVTQPEKLKPIEPNQMQQAALGQLSTLIKTGAKKGLVVSATGTGKTYLGAFAVNKYQPRRFLYVVHREQIAKKSLASFRRVIGGKKTDYGLLTGNRHDWNAKYLFATVQTLSQQAVLDKLKATEFDYILIDEAHRAAAPSYQRILNHFMPQFWLGMTATPERMDNQDVFKLFDYHLAYEIRLKDALAAKMLAPFHYVGVTDYEVDGEVITETSKLNQLIVSKRVNYVLNQLDYYGYCGDQPRGLVFCSRQAEAKELAVQFNAANHPAIALTNQSSSQERAKAVEQLEAGKIEYIITVDLFNEGVDIPSVNQIVMMRNTQSPIVFIQQLGRGLRKYPGKDFVTVIDFIGNYQHNYMIPLALNQDNSRSKDQARREVKVPTNFDVSTINFTKVAEEQILASLDKVKLDSMRELRQAYHDLANQLGRAPLLGDFYRYGSVDPRVFAQNSQLNHYGDFLEKMGTELKLTKYERQVLAFLTKELLNGKRPHELILLQCLLRGTCSIDAFKAELEQQNIRVTPAVLQSVDDILSLQFFNVKAGKQLKKDQYGGLPIIDHPDLLTYQLNSKIRAGLESDNDFKCLFTDVLTTGLEIAKQYDLKQAFTLYQQYDRKDVCRLLNWPLDVSAPLYGYRVAEDVCPIFITYHKDAEEKRNAIYNNQLQDGRSLRWYTRTPRHLSSDEVQRLLAGVKEGKPQVKLHLFVKQSDAVGKEFYYLGPAYVQPDSVREELVGPKKKAAVGMDLVLEQPLTPAMMNLLAI
- a CDS encoding FAD-dependent oxidoreductase, which translates into the protein METVKNIIIGFGKGGKTLAKFLAQHGEQVLVIEKSKQMYGGTCINIACLPSKRLIIEAAHGTSFEDAVDGKNVMTSQLRQKNYQMLASEDNITVLDGTAHFTGNHTIDVQTPDGHTLSYKGERIFINTGATSTIPDIPGLKDSRFLMNSTQAMDQPKLPRELVIIGGGYIGLEFANMFTSFGSHVTVLDHHQTLLPREDDDVAEMVIQNFKDNGVRFEVGVDIKAIGEQDNQAAITFARTDNRETTIFADKILVATGRKPATAALDLQNTDIKVAKNGAIVVDDLLHTSVPNVWAIGDVKGGPQFTYISLDDFRIIKDELFGNKERRISDRLIVPTNVFIEPSLAQVGLTEREAQKQEKDYLLFKMPAAAIPKAKVLKDTRGLLKVLVDPQTNLIIGATLYVQEAQEIINMIVLAMRAKLPYQMLRDQIYTHPTISEAFNDLFKQSVDKKE
- a CDS encoding membrane protein, with translation MKAAHLVEHPKKVNEKKPVIQETKFIDILSKVATVVAILMYVSYISQIKNNLAGNYGAPLQPLVAALNCTLWCIYAYFKQQRDWPVFWANFPGIIFGLITFITCLH
- a CDS encoding M57 family metalloprotease produces the protein MNEINFIFRLLKRIFIIGLLVGGGWLYFNDARVQATANQTAWNVRDRIAKLIGRDDTNSNDNSNLHLNDANNGSSKNEQGPTTEQQTSTQTSIPSTGRWATNQATVYVNTNNAQLDAATNTAIQNWNQTGAFTFKPVNNQSKADIVVTTMNRSDSNAAGLTKTSSNSLTRRFMHATVYLNTYYLTDPSYGYSQERIVNTAEHELGHAIGLDHTNAVSVMQPAGSFYTIQPDDVQAVQKLYANNK